A region from the Benincasa hispida cultivar B227 chromosome 12, ASM972705v1, whole genome shotgun sequence genome encodes:
- the LOC120092524 gene encoding 21 kDa protein, translating to MKPQRPLILSLLFAATLFLLCPVPAAAADDAGISANATANCTEFIRSSCGITLYPDVCYTSLSRYANDIQQDPASLTRIAITISLANSRRMAAYVSNLSHVGDFGADHRAASALHDCFTNFDDAVDEIRGSLKQMRQINDVDAPSFKFQMSNVQTWMSAALTDQETCTDGFEDVADGPMKEDVCAKAEKVKKHTSNALALVNSFVEKRIP from the coding sequence ATGAAACCCCAACGGCCTCTTATCCTCTCTCTCCTATTCGCAGCCACTCTCTTTCTCCTCTGCCCGGTTCCCGCCGCCGCCGCCGACGATGCCGGAATCTCCGCCAACGCCACCGCCAATTGTACCGAGTTCATCCGCAGTAGCTGCGGCATTACTCTCTATCCCGACGTCTGCTACACTTCGCTCTCTCGCTACGCCAACGACATTCAGCAGGACCCGGCCTCGCTCACTCGTATCGCCATTACCATCAGCCTCGCCAACTCCCGCAGAATGGCCGCTTATGTGTCCAATTTATCTCACGTCGGCGACTTTGGCGCCGACCACAGAGCCGCGTCCGCGCTTCACGACTGCTTCACGAACTTCGACGACGCCGTGGATGAGATTCGTGGCTCGCTCAAGCAGATGCGGCAGATCAACGACGTAGACGCGCCGTCGTTCAAGTTCCAGATGAGCAACGTGCAGACGTGGATGAGCGCAGCGCTAACGGATCAAGAAACGTGTACGGATGGATTCGAGGATGTGGCGGATGGACCGATGAAGGAGGATGTGTGCGCAAAGGCGGAGAAGGTGAAGAAGCACACCAGTAATGCTCTAGCGCTGGTGAACAGCTTCGTGGAGAAAAGGATTCCATGA